The following are from one region of the Cloacibacterium normanense genome:
- a CDS encoding type II toxin-antitoxin system PemK/MazF family toxin yields the protein MELNQYEIVLVNLDPTIGSEIKKTRPCLIISPNEMNKFLQTLIIAPITSTSKAYPTRIEIKGKETKGWVVIDQIRTVDKRRITKIFGKISENEILKIKEVIKETFVD from the coding sequence ATGGAACTAAATCAATACGAAATTGTTTTGGTAAATCTAGATCCTACAATCGGAAGCGAGATTAAAAAAACCAGACCTTGCCTTATCATTTCACCCAACGAAATGAATAAATTTCTCCAAACTTTAATTATTGCACCAATAACAAGTACATCTAAAGCTTATCCTACAAGAATTGAAATAAAAGGAAAAGAAACAAAAGGTTGGGTAGTGATAGACCAAATAAGAACTGTCGATAAGAGAAGAATTACCAAAATTTTTGGTAAAATTTCTGAAAATGAAATTTTAAAAATAAAGGAGGTTATAAAAGAAACTTTCGTAGATTAA